The following nucleotide sequence is from Coffea eugenioides isolate CCC68of chromosome 10, Ceug_1.0, whole genome shotgun sequence.
ttgaaaagcgagcgagtgtttcacgaatattctccaagtgaatttccatttcttgattcttattgaacgaaacgtctaagtttcgaaccttagtcgatttttaaagttctgaaacaaagttttatcgcagatttggactccgaacccggagtataacccagacgtgattactagggacACTTCAttgtggtgagtgctttcaaataccgaattgaacttgatacttgtatttgatacgtgaccaatgtgattacatgttgtatacgtgaattgttagggcaagagtgtactttatcgcacttgcccttacgtgacatatacttgtttattgttgcaattgacttgacatacttgttatgaggtgcgcacttcctggaattccagaaaccctgcggcaagttactcgggtcgagccggcaagggcttggtcgattgggtaacgaaccctgggtctcttgattgtcgagtggagtgatatctcctcgactaatcggtatactcgagtattaccacccgtgtttattgaggattttgggcccaataaggggtgtgaatggtggacggagagtagtgtaagtggtgctctactggattggttcctttacttgaaagttgacggagtgtcaactattacgtgatcaagctcctgatgatgaaatgggaagttggctcctgagagccatccgtatccttatgctttggaatgattattgcttattggattattgtttattctgaaaaacttttacactcgctcattttgagattgctacttgacgtgttattgcttacttttatgaactcttcatgctcgttactttgctatatcgaaaacttgtacttataaataatggccAATTTGCTatctggaacctcactgggcttttagctcataccacgccatttgttttccttataggggtacgagcgaggcgtaaGACGTGTACaagctagcgtagtctagttgttttgaattttgtactcgcactagtcgctcgattagggttggatgtactgagaacttaactcttttgatgtatttgggactgtatggatgattgagatagaaatgaatgtattcgtatgttccaaacttgggaaccgttatttcgtttattattgagattgcaccttattttaattaatgcgagtgagtgagtcctggcgagagctggacaggcggtccgctaaaccctagggtacgcccagggagaggtggggccgtcacagaatTTATCTCATATCAATTGTGGAAGGAGCAGTGTGCTTGGTCATAACTATGAGGAAAAGTCTCACTCTTTGAGCTAACTTTTGGAGCGAAAAGGTCCAACAGCACCCAACACTTAGAGTTTAGTTCTGACAACTCCCCCAGTAAAAAGACTCAGATGAAAGGTAGATGATCTAATCCAACTTAAAGTCCAATGCAAATACTCGAATAAAAGATTGATATTGTCCCAACCGAATGTTCGATGTGTGATGGGAGAGATTATTGAATTTATCTCATATCGGTTATAGTAGAGGCAATATATTGATTATGAGTGTGAGAGAAGGCCTCACCTCTCGAGCTAGTGTTTGGGGTGAGAAGATTGAATATCATATAATATTTTTCGTACCACCTAGGCTTCTGTACCAAATGACTTTCGCTTTGATAAAGAGTTGCTGACTAAATTTCAAATCAACACTAAACTCCAAAGTTTAAATTCGCTGTTTTGTAAGGCAAAGCATTGCTAGCGCCAAGCCACCAACTCCATTAAAATGTTGCATCCCAATTGACATCCACTACAAGAGATGAAAGCTTTTTCATTAGAAGGAGCATAGAATAAGGACTTCATTAATAAATCATTTGGAAGGAACACGGttgcaattccaaaagaaactCAACTTAACATCATTGTCCATTAATTCTCCAAGTCTTTGGATTGCATCACGATTCATTTCACATGAAAATGTATATTGTTCAAATTGTCCCTAAATCACATTCATGCAAACTCAGAAGCTCCATTCTCATCCTGAAGATTGAACTTCCCTTTCACATTACTGACGAAAACAATGTCGAGATTATAAAGCACTGGAACCAACGTTATAGAACACAGGAAAACAAGCACTGGTCCAAAGATCCAAAGCAGGAGAGGCAGTGCAGCGTAGAACAATCTATTTCCTACCGTGTTTAGTACAAATCCCTTTTCCAGCAGCTCCGATACGTATTCCGGCGTCACTATCCCCGTCTCATCTCGCGGGCAGTTGACGAGGAAATTTACCTGGTTGGTAAACCTGATTGACAGAGAATGGCAGATGAAAGAGAACAAGAAAATCAGGAGCACTGAGACATATTTGAGTGCCACCATGAACTCCCCGTGAGCCCCAAATACAGAGTCATTGATTGGTTTTTTCACGCTGTACGTACTGCTTATGACAGCAGCAAGGCCAGAGCAGAGAAGTATCGATGTGGTGGCCATCAGTGTCGAACCCATAATCGTATTCCGAAGTGTTTGTACAGCCAGGATGTTTTTCTTGTCATTATCCTGCATTACAAGTTGGCATAGAAATTTACACTTTGTTGTTGATTTTTTGCATAAGACTCAAAATGTCTTTGACAAAAAAGCAACATTGTCGTTAGATAGTGCCGCACCGGATGGAACACAAAATGGTGACACTTATGAAAGTCCACAGCAAAGAAATAgtactaagttttttttttttttttcaagattgCGTAGCTTCCGATTTATCATAAATTGTCTAAGCAGAAGAAGTATTTTAATGGTCAACGATTGTTTTAATGATTTGGCTATTTTTTActttggggtttttttttttttttccttctttgggTAATAAAAATTTAGGAACTAGGAGATAAATACATTCCAATGGAAAGCATGACATGGCGCATGGAGTTTATGGTAGTATTTATATATCGCCTACCAATGAAAGATTGTTAGCGATAAAGTTTCGATTTTATATTGGTGAGAAAGCATTTTGTGTCTGCCacttgcaaaaaataaaaaataaaaaatccatgTGGAATATTACTTGCCGTGCTTTACAAGATCAAGCGTGTCAGTTAAAGATCTACTCGGAATAGATTGGATGCTTTGAACTCTAAATGGCAATCATGCAATTTTGGTGTAAAGAAAGCTGTACCGGAAGAACCAATCGATCGCTTTTTGGGGAATAAAAACAGATAAGAGAATATACGTAACTAACAGCAGCTAAGTCACCAATACTTCAGCAGAAAACAAATGCTTAATTGGGCATTAAACAAATTCCTCGAATAATAAACTCTTGTATACCTGATTAGATTGCATATGTCAAGCAAAAATCATCCATTGGATTGTGACTTGGCTGAGAACAAGTTCTTTAATTAAGAATTAATTAACTTTGTATCTTGGAATTGTGCCAAAAGATATCAAATGTGCAATTGTCATATTCTCATTCATGGCATTTCAGTGCATATCTTGGTTTTTATGAAGAAAAGGGAGAGATTATATCTAGTAAGCGTTTCAACATATGCTTATTGTACCAAAAAGATATCGAATATGCAATCGTCACATTCTCATTCATGGCATTTCGGTGCATATCTTGGTTTTTATGAAGAAAAGGGAGAGAATGTAAATAATAGGACAAAATACACTTTACTGCCTATGGTTTAGCATTTTTTACATAACCTTCTATGATtttaaaagttatacataacctctcatgatttgaattaaagtgtcaaaatgatgGAATTTGCATTCTATAACTGAATCAACTAAAATGTTAAAAGTACTcctatataaaattaaaaattatttattaaccacagggagttatgtatatattttaaaaatcataagggagttatatggtaaaatataaaatcatatgGAGTTAGAATGTcatgcatattatgtttatatattttagtttttaaacaagagtaattttgacattttcatGGGCTCCGTTACAAATGAtatactttaatccaaattataagggggttatatataatttttaaaattgtcGGGGGATTATGTAAAAAATCACTAAATCACATGAtaataaaaatgtattttaccTTAATAATAAGCGCTTCAACATATGCTTTTTATATTCAGTTAAAGTGGAGACCGCTAAGGACAGGAAACTGCTACTTTTAAGTAAATGTTATTCGATATATGCCTTCACGATTTGTTCAATAACGTCCTATTAACTATTAATCCACtattattaaaataaactgCGTTTCGTTAAGTTGAAAAATTTTTCCCATCTTAGAATATTTATTCTACCTAATTAAGGAAAAATTTTTCTATCTTGGAATACTTATTCTGCTTAATTAAACTACAAATTAACTGGATAGCTATACGATTCTTGAGCAACAATTTAAAATGTCTCTTACAAAATCTgtggaaaatgaaattttggtggTTGTAAAATCCAATTGATAAAGATTTTCTTTATCGAGAAAGTGTTTATCTAAGGTGGAAATCATGAATGATGGGCTTAGCTTATTACCTAACGTCAGCACTCTCCAAACGTTTCACATGAAAAACATTTTAGCAATTGTTTCACGGAATGATCAGCAAAGTgtgtaaaacaaaaaaaaaaaaaagaacggcGGAGCTGATATGATACCTTCATCATGGCTGAGACCCACAACCGGCGACCTCTAGCATTTGTTCCGATGATGGTGGAGAGGGGGTCGGTCCGAACCTTGCGCCATAACCAAAAATGATACCCTATGCatactagaaaccctaaaggtACAAGAACAACATCAAGGTAGCATTTCCTCCATTCCATGTTGGTTTTCTGTTTGATCACACACtcttagtgacttgtgatgacTCTCTGTTGGAATGTTATTGttgtgtgcgtgtgtgtgtgtgtgcgggTTTTTTTATAAGGATTTCGGCTGTGTGtatcctttccttttcttcatgTTTGGGTTGGTTGGAGCCTTGGAGGACTATATATACAGCAGCAAGGAAATGAACCCGGACTGGTTTGAGTGCAGCATCCGACCTTTCGAGTAAAGGAGGAAAAAAAGGCAAACTCCCACTTTCTTAAAGATACAATAGGGACAAGTTCTAATCATGTGGACCTTTTTGTTCCATTTTGAGCATTCTATCCTAAATATATTTGCCTCTGTTTTCAAGTATATTTACAGTTCTATCTAGGGTCCAATAATTTTGAGAACAGATTTAGTGTTGTCCAAagctggaaaaagaaaaaagaaaaagaaaaatgagaagAGTATCCGTTGAATCCTACATCATAATTCTGGTTTGTTACTGAGTCAAGTTGGATCATTAGGTACACtaacaaacacaaaaaaaaaaaaaaaaaaaaagatcattgAACCTTGTGGGGCACTTTAGAGGTTTTAAGGACCCTGGAGAAGAAAAAAGATATTGCATAAAGTTTGTGCTGAACTCCGaatgacaaaatttgaaaacGGTAGTTAGAAAGAAATATGTGCAAAACAAATGACTTGGCGATTCTGAGCATCAAGTCAGATgcttaaaaaaaatacattaaaTTAGATTTTTCATATGCTTTCGTCAAGCTAGCCTTTTTCCGATTAGAATTGCTGTAGTTGGCTTTCAGATTCTTAAAATTCCCAGTCTGTTATCTTGCTTTCATTACAATACATAAAAGACGCAATTGCCAAAAATGGTCAGGTGttgataaaaatatatatttagtTAGATAGGCTTGGTTCAGGAGTAGAATTGTAAAACCATATAAGATATTAAACTATACCATAGTCTTGGTGATGTATGCTGATTGATGTATGAAAAGTGATAATGAATTTTGTACAATAATGTAAGAAAACTTATGTGACCGTTGAACATATCACATGATTTAGAAGTAGAGTTATAAACGCAGTCTATTAAAGTAGATGAGCAAGATGGCACTAAATTCAATTTCGATTTTGCTATTTGGGAATATCAATGAAAAGTATAtcttacaaaaagaaaaataaaatcctTACACATATTTGGGTAATTTCAAGATTACACTAGTGATCCTCTCTCTAGTGTAGAGGAAGCTCTCTCTTGGGGTAAGAGCCAACCTCCCTTTGGTGGGAGTTTCAGCatgttttcaaactttttcaaaatCCACACGATCCCGCACTTTTTTCCACAATATTCCAACCATCACCACTACCAATCTGTTTCAGCAATCAATGAAAGATTAACGCAGCTTTAATCATCGCACTCAAGGAAATTTAAGGATGTCTATCCAGGGGGAACACAAAGTTGTCTGTCCTACACTTTATGAACAACTGAAAGCAAGGTAAaaattgatttttctcttttccttgctcCCGTTTCAGAGGTAAGGCCTGTACTCATGCATTAGTTTTTACAGCGTTTTTTATTTGTCAGTGTTGTCTGTTTCTCTTTGTCGTAAGTCTGGCTGGTCTCATTTATTGGGATAGTCTCGATCCAGAAGTGCTTGTTTTGTCCCCTGTTTTTTTTCCGCTTCCTTATTTCTTAGCTACTCTTTGTGCTTTCCTTTGACTATATCGTGGCTGGTAGTTGAAACGGCGTAACTTCTAAGTTCAGAGAGAGCATACCCTATCGCATCTCAGTTTTATCTATGGAGGGTGACCTATCTGAACTATTACAAAGATTTTCGCTGGAAGGGAATGAGATCTCTGGAGCTAAACTGGAGCTGGAGGACCTGAGCAGTGGAGTAAAGGACTGTAAAGGAAGTCTGGTAGGGAGAATCATGGGGGAGAAAATAGCTAATTTCACCGGAGTGAAGAATTTTGTGACTGCAGCATGGAGCTACCCCAAGAATCTGACAGTTATGGAATTGGGTCCAAACCTGTTCCAATTCAATATCCCAAACCGGGACGATAAAGAAAGAATTTTGGCAGGGGGTCCTTGGTTAATGGATAACCAAATCTTAGTGTTGAACAGATGGTCTGAAGGGGTTGAAGATGACTATGGTGCTTTTGTTACTGCTCCTTTATGGGTTCAGATTTGGAACCTTCCCATGCATTGGCTTTCCAAAGAGGTGGGCAGGAAAATAGGAGCAGTATTTAAGGATATAAAGGAAGTGGTTATCCCTCAGGGAGGGGGAAAAGAAGGTAGGCATCTGAAAGTGTTAGTGCATGTTGATCTGTCAAAACCCCTGCTCAGAGGAACATTGGTGCAGGTAGCAGGGTCACTCAAGTGGGTTGCTTTTAAGTATGAAAGGTGCCCGGATTTCTGTTATAAGTGTGGAATAGTAGGACACGGGGAACGGACTTGCAAAGAACGTATAGCTGTTCCAGAAGGTATGCTAGAGAACCAATACGGACCATGGATGCGAGCTGGGATTAACAGAAGCCCAGCAAAGGAAAGAGTGGTAAGGGATGATACGGTGAAGGATAAAAGATATTGGAAGTTTCAGAATGGAGAAATGGAGGAGAGGGAGAAGTGTAGGATCCATTCTGGAGAGGTGCTTCTTAAGGCTCTTAGAACCTCAGGGGTAGGAAATAGAAGTACCCAGGAGGTTACGAATGAACAGGAGGATGAAAGGGGAGTCCTGCGAAATCGAAGTGAACCCTATACTAATGTGGAAACTAGCGGAAGGGAACATGGGCGTAGAGAAGATCCCCAATCCTCGAATAAGGAGAATATTGATGTTCCTAGTTTAGACCAAGTGAATGTAGAGGAAAATCAGTCTATAGCTGAAATGGAGGATATGGAGGAGGACAGAGAAGGTTGCACAAGGTGGCTGGTTCAGGAGAATAGTTTACTAGAGATTCCAGTTCGGATGGCAGGGAGGCAGGAAGAGTCCCAAGGTATTGTAAAGATTCAAGAAGCTATTAACAAGCAAGTCAAAAGGTCTTACAAGAAGTTGAAGTCCCCTATGAAAACACGAAGGGCTCTGAAAGAAAGGAATGATCAGGATAACATCTTtgaaggaagaaggaaaaggaaggtTCAGCTATATGATGAGGATATGGAGGAAGCGCATCAGCAAGAGGCATCAGGCAAACGAGCTAAGCCTCTGGAAATAGTGGATTACACAGCTATGAGAGAGGTGGAGGTGGGGTCCTTCCCTAATGGGGCCCCCCAAAGGAAATGAGGGCTCTGGTGTGGAACTGTCAAGGAgtggggagccccttgacagttccccaCCTGAGGGAGGTGAACAACCTCCTCTCCCCAAATGTGATCTTCTTGTGTGAGACTAAGAATAGGAAACTAGTGGTAGACAGGATGGCAAAAGGGTTAAGGTTTGATAATTGTTTTGTAGTGGAAGCAATGCACAAGGCAGGTGGTATGGCTGTGATATGGAAAGAGGACACTAATGTCAGGGAAATCAATCAGACTGCGTTCACCATAGAGGTCAGAATTGAGGATCAAGAGTCTCAGTGCGATTGGTGGCTTGTAGGGATTTATGCGAGTTGTGATCCTCAAATTAGGAAGGAACAGTGGAGAGTTTTGAGGGATAGAAGTAGGCTGTGGGGAGGTAGATTCTTGATTGCAGGGGATTTCAATGATATAGTGTCGAATGATGAAAAGTGGGGTGGAACTCTCAGGGAGGAGAAAAGCTTTAAGGACTTCAAGGATTTTATCAACCAGAATAATTTGATAGATTTAGGCTATGAAGGACATCCTTGGACTTGGAGTAACCACTGGGAGGAAGATGGAGAAATCAGACAGAGGCTAGACAGATGTCTTGCTAGCTATGAATGGGTCCAGACTTTTGAGAAGACAAGATGTCAACACCTGGATACCTTTGCTTCTGACCATAGCATGCTCTTTTTAGATACTGAGCCACAtaaggaaaaaaggaagaagaagttCTTTTTTGATAAACGTTGGCTTCAAAGGGAAGGGTGCCAACAGGTGGTGGAGAAAGCTTGGCAGTTGGAAGAGCCTGGTTCTCGAATGTTCAGGGTTACCAAGAAGATCAGAAATTGTAGGGTTGAACTATTGAAGTGGAGGAACACCTTCCAAGCAAATTCTAAAAGTCTGATTGAGGAACTAAGGAAAAAGTTGGAAGCTGTGAGAGTTTCGAATTATGTTAACAAGAAAAAAGCTACTGCTGAGATCAAATACCAACTGAAGGAGGCTTATGAAAAGGAGGAGCAATTCTGGTGTCAAAAGGCAAGGATCGATTGGCTAAGAGATGGGGATAAAAATACTAGATATTTCCATGCTTATGTTAGAGGTAGAAGAACCAGGAATAAGCTTAGAAATTTGCAAAGGAATGATGGCTCATGGACGGAGAATGAGGAGGAAGTAACCACAGAAATTTCAAACTACTTCAGTGAGTTGTTTACCAGTGGAGGTAGGAGAGATATGACTGAGATGCTAGAGGGTATCCCCCACTCTATAACTCAGGAAATGAACACCAATTTAACTAACTCAGTTGAGGAAGAGGAAATTAGAGTAGCTCTCTTCTCTATGCAGCCTGATAAAGCCCCAGGCCAAGATGGCATGACCCCTTTATTCTTCCAACGTTTTTGGAGTACTATCAAAGGAGACTTGGTTCCAGCTATTCAGTCTTTCTTTAGCTCAGGATTCATGCTAAAATCCATAAACCATACTATCATTTCTCTTATCCCTAAAATCATGAACCCAACAAATGTGAAAAACTTTAGACCCATTAGCCTGTGTAGTGTCATCTAcaaaaccatttccaaaattttggctaacaGACTGAAGCTTGTCCTGGACAAGTGCATAAGTAACACACAATCTGCTTTCATCCCAGACAGACAAATCTTAGATAATGTAATTCTAGCTCATGAGTACATGCattacctcaaaaacaaaaggcaagGAAATGAAGGCTATATGGCAATAAAGTTGGACATGGCCAAAGCATATGATAGAGTGGAGTGGCATTTCTTACAGGCTATGATGCAAAAGATGGGTTTTTGTGCACAATGGATTACATGGATAACTAGCTGTCTGGAGACTGTCACGTATTCTTTCAATTGTAATGGGGAAACCAAAGGCTTTGTAAATCCTAAAAGGGGAATAAGACAAGGGGACCCTTTGTCCCCTTACTTATTTCTTATTTGCTCAGAAGGTTTCTCAAATTTGTTGAGAAAAGCTGAAGAGAGAAAGGATATAAATGGGCTGAGGATAAGCAGACATGGACCAGTCATCACTCACCTTTTTTTTGCAGACGATTCCCTCATTTTCTGCAAAGCAAACAAACAGCAGGCCGCAGAAATCATGAAGATTCTTAAAACGTATGAGGAGGCCTCAGGTCAGTTAATCAATCTAGAGAAGTCATCTGTTTTCTTTAGTAAGAATATGTCTTTGGAACATAGGCAAGACGTGTGCAGCTCACTGGGAGGAATGACAGAGATGCAACAAGGAAAGTACCTAGGTCTGCCTATGGTGATCTCTAGGACAAAAGAGCAAATCTTTGGTTTTATAAAGGAAAACATAAAGAGGAAGATACAAGACTGGAGGAACAAGTTACTGAGCACAGCTGGCAAGGAAGTAATGCTTAAAGCAGTCTCAATGGCAATGCCAACTTATGCCATGTCTGTGTTCAAGCTGCCAAGAAAGCTTTGTAAGGACATAAGTGCTCTGATGGCTAACTACTGGTGGGGAGAAGCAAATGGGAAAAACAAATTGCATTGGCTATCTTGGAAGAAAATGTCTATGAACAGGAATGCAGGAGGTTTGGGCTTCAAGGACATTGAAGCTTACAACAGAGCACTGTTGGGTAAGCAGATATGGAGAATCCTCACCAACCCAAACCTTCTCATTAGTAAAGTGCTGAGAGCAAGATACTTCCCAAAGGATTCTTTACTAACTTGCAGGCCACAACAGAATGCTTCTTGGATATGGCAAGGACTGTTAGGAGCTAGAAGTCTAATCGAGGAAGGGGTGATCAGAAAAATTGGTAACGGGAGAAGTACGAGCATTTGGGGCCATAAGTGGATTC
It contains:
- the LOC113749755 gene encoding uncharacterized protein LOC113749755 encodes the protein MEWRKCYLDVVLVPLGFLVCIGYHFWLWRKVRTDPLSTIIGTNARGRRLWVSAMMKDNDKKNILAVQTLRNTIMGSTLMATTSILLCSGLAAVISSTYSVKKPINDSVFGAHGEFMVALKYVSVLLIFLFSFICHSLSIRFTNQVNFLVNCPRDETGIVTPEYVSELLEKGFVLNTVGNRLFYAALPLLLWIFGPVLVFLCSITLVPVLYNLDIVFVSNVKGKFNLQDENGASEFA